A window of the Lactuca sativa cultivar Salinas chromosome 7, Lsat_Salinas_v11, whole genome shotgun sequence genome harbors these coding sequences:
- the LOC122194948 gene encoding ATP synthase subunit alpha, chloroplastic, protein MVTIQADEISNIIRERIEQHNREVKIVNTGTVLQVGDGIARIHGLDEVMAGELVEFEEGTIGIALNLESTNVGVVLMGDGLLIQEGSSVKATGRIAQIPVSEAYLGCVINALAKPIDGRGEISSSEYRLIESPAPGIISRRSVYEPLQTGLIAIDSMIPIGRGQRELIIGDRRTGKTAVATDTILNQQGKNVICVYVAIGQKASSVAQVVTNFQERGAMEYTIVVAETADSPATLQYLAPYTGAALAEYFMYRERHTSIIYDDPSKQAQAYRQMSLLLRRPPGREAYPGDVFYLHSRLLERAAKLSSLLGEGSMTALPIVETQSGDVSAYIPTNVISITDGQIFLSADLFNAGIRPAINVGISVSREGSAAQVKAMKQVAGKLKLELAQFAELEAFAQFASDLDKATQNQLARGQRLRELLKQSQSAPLGVEEQVLTIYTGTNGYLDSLEIGQVRKFLVELRTYLKTNKLQFQEIISSTKTFTEEAEAILKEAIKEQRERFILQEQAA, encoded by the coding sequence ATGGTAACCATTCAAGCCGACGAAATTAGTAATATTATCCGTGAACGTATTGAGCAACATAATAGAGAAGTAAAGATTGTAAATACCGGTACCGTACTTCAAGTAGGTGATGGCATTGCTCGTATTCATGGTCTTGATGAAGTAATGGCGGGTGAATTAGTAGAATTTGAAGAGGGTACAATAGGCATTGCTCTTAATTTGGAATCAACTAATGTTGGTGTTGTATTAATGGGTGATGGTTTGCTGATACAAGAAGGGAGTTCTGTAAAAGCAACAGGAAGAATTGCTCAGATACCAGTGAGTGAGGCCTATTTGGGTTGTGTTATAAACGCGCTGGCTAAACCTATTGATGGTAGAGGTGAAATTTCATCTTCtgaatataggttaattgaatcGCCCGCTCCAGGGATTATTTCTCGACGTTCTGTATATGAGCCTCTTCAAACAGGGCTTATTGCTATTGATTCAATGATTCCGATAGGACGTGGTCAGCGCGAATTAATTATTGGGGACAGGCGGACCGGTAAAACAGCAGTAGCAACAGATACAATTCTAAATCAACAAGGCAAAAATGTAATATGCGTTTATGTAGCTATTGGTCAAAAAGCATCTTCTGTGGCTCAGGTAGTGACTAATTTCCAGGAAAGGGGCGCGATGGAATATACCATTGTGGTAGCCGAAACGGCGGATTCCCCTGCTACATTACAATACCTCGCTCCTTATACAGGAGCAGCTCTGGCTGAATATTTTATGTACCGTGAACGACACACTTCAATCATTTATGATGATCCCTCTAAACAAGCCCAAGCTTATCGCCAAATGTCTCTTCTATTACGAAGACCGCCTGGGCGCGAAGCTTATCCAGGGGATGTTTTTTATTTACATTCACGCCTTTTGGAAAGAGCTGCTAAATTAAGTTCTCTTTTAGGTGAAGGAAGTATGACCGCTTTACCAATAGTGGAAACCCAATCGGGAGATGTTTCGGCTTATATTCCTACTAATGTAATTTCGATTACTGATGGACAAATATTCTTATCTGCTGATCTATTCAATGCTGGAATCCGACCCGCTATTAATGTGGGGATCTCTGTTTCCAGAGAGGGGTCTGCAGCTCAAGTTAAAGCTATGAAACAAGTAGCCGGTAAATTAAAATTGGAACTGGCACAATTCGCAGAATTAGAAGCTTTTGCACAATTTGCTTCTGATCTCGATAAAGCTACTCAGAATCAATTGGCAAGAGGTCAACGCTTACGTGAATTGCTTAAACAATCCCAATCCGCCCCTCTCGGGGTAGAAGAACAGGTACTGACTATTTATACCGGAACAAATGGTTATCTTGATTCATTAGAAATTGGACAGGTAAGGAAATTTCTTGTTGAGTTACGTACTTACTTAAAAACCAATAAACTgcagtttcaagaaataatatcttctaccaagacattcACCGAGGAAGCAGAAGCCATTTTGAAAGAAGCTATTAAGGAACAGAGGGAACGTTTTATACTTCAGGAACAAGCAGCCTAA